The segment ccaggaccctgggatcacatcctgagccaaaaggagatgctcaaccgctgagccacccaggtgtctcaatcTACTGAtagtttatattagaaaatatgtatttatgtattttcattaatttaatgtTACTTactattttgtaatatatttatgattttttagattgtaaatgttttaaatatttagttcctatgatctttgcttttttaataaataatcaaatactGGCACTGTCAGTTTTGTGCCAATATTGCCAATCTCAAAAAGTACACGTTTGGGCTTACAGATAGCATGCATTTCAGCTTTACTAAACTCAAATTGTTCCCCAAGACATTAGTATCTAATTACATCCCCATTAGTTGTAGGTAGAACTTTCTACATAGCTTTACATCATGGTCAATATTTTCCATGAGTAAACTCTCATGTCTTTGCCAACCTGGTATGAAATGATATCTACTTGTGgtgtaatttgtatttctctggggCACCCGGGtcgttcagtggttgagtgtctgcctttggctcagatcctgatcctgggctactgggatcgaatcctacatcgggctccctgctcagtaaggagtctgcctctctctctgcccctccccctgcttgtgtgctctttcactcttcttttctctcaaatatgaaataaaatctttttttttaatcttttaaaaaattgtatttccctgattgaTAGTGAAgtaaaacatcttttcatatgttttatcgGACAATTTCATTAGCCCTTTTTTATGATACATtggtgtcattattttttttaagattttatttatttattcatgagggacacagagagaggcagagacacaagcagagggagaagcaggctccctgcagggagtccggtacgggactcaatcccaggaccccgagatcatgccctgaaccaaaggcagacggtcaaccactgggccacccaggtgtcccacaccattattctttaaacttttatatcttttgtaaatatttttcatctactcaattaaaaacaaagaaaaaataagcatcaGCCCTGGCTATCATGTAAAGAATAATAATgagatcagagagagaggggaaaaaattgctagaactatgTCCTTGAGTAGATAAAAATGGGTGGCATTCAGTGGAAGAGAGAGGAATTAGTTCCAGGAGCAGCATGCAAAGTTCATGCATGGTTACAAAGGCTGAGTATGTGAGCACTCGGCCGAATGGCTGTGGTGGCTCAGAGTCTGCAAATTCCCTTCCAATTGCTTGAATCTCTGTGAAGTCATCAGTGAAGTGAGGTGTTCAGGGTTTAAGGAGAAAGAGGACAGTGTACAGTCACTTGTTGAGGGCACAGGGAAGGAGATTATTGCCTGGAGGCTCCAGAGCCCACGGGAGGTCTGTGGTCATTAACTGAAAGGGAGACCAGTCAGCCCACCAAGGGAACCAAGGCAGGTGAGTGCCAAGAGTGCCAAGTGGTAGGGCCAAAGGACCGCAGGCTCTTGGGCTGGAAGGGGTCAGCGAACAGAGGAAAGGATCTGGACGTGGGGGCCAGAGAGTAGGATGTGTGAAGTTCACACCATGAAGGGGTTGCAGTCATGGGCAATCACAAGTTCAAAGTATAAGCGAGACTGGCCTCATGGCTTGTAACCCAGGCAGTTGCACAGAGCCCGACGTTCACAGGGCCCTGCACTCCGCCATCACCATCTCGAAATTTCTAACCATGTTTTGGCAAGGGGCCTTGCGTTTTCATTTTGCCCCGGGTCCCACTGTTCTGGTTATGAACACAGAGTGAGTGGCTGATGCAGGTGGAGGAGACGAGGCTGCTGCAGGAGAAGACTTTGAGGAACAGAGAAACTGTGGGGTGGGAGGGTCGTGTACGCATGAAGAGCGCCTGCTGAAGCTTTGGGCAGGAATAGCACTGAAGTTAGTGATCGTGAGCTAAGAGCTAGACCCTAGAGAAGTGAGGGGCAATAAGCAGGGGCACAACAATAGTGAAGGGTAGTAGGCGACAGCATCTGATGGCATGAAAAGCCCTGAatttggaggaaggagagaaacaacACAGAAGAGCCCTGACAACAAAGACGAGGACACTGGCCTCCCCCCTAGGTCCTGCAGGGAGAGGGCTTTGGGAGGAAGAGGCAGCCATGTagatgggagtggggtgggaggcgGGGAGCGGTGTCCTGGGGGCAGAGCCAGGTTTCTCTTAGAGCAAGAAGGTGGTAGGGATGTTTAGAGAATGGGTTAATGACCGACAAGGCTGGGGTTCTGGTAATGATGACACAGGGATAAAGGGAATGATGAGATTAGCTCAGGAGGTTCAAGGCAGAGTGGAGGCAAGACTGTGAGCATCTGTTAGAGAGGGCTCCCCCGTCACCATTGCTGTTGGGGTGAAGGCTTAGGGTCAGCATTGTCTTTTGATGTATGTTTAGTGCAAATGCTTGCTGGAAAACCCTGTTTCTTTTACACATTTTGCAAgtagcatttataaaataataattggaacAAGgggtattaaaaaataagtttctgtgtTTACCCAGTGACACTATAGATACTCATCTCACTGCTCTGTAATCTCTTATAGAGTTTTGTCCCCCCTAAACATtccaaaataaatgcataaaggCATCACAAGTTCAATAAATCAATTTCTCTGTAAAGCACTGTTGCCACATggcttattatttcattttaaatgcctTGCAAAGAAAAAGATCATATTTGAGCAACGTCTGTCTTTAGAACTTGGAAATCCATGGCCTTTGGACTAGTTGACATAGATGCTCCATTTGTTTactctttcattttcctctggtgcagattttctttttttcttttttttggtggagaTTTTCTTAGCTGATACTACAACAGCGTAATTAAAAATGAACTCATTTGAGAAGTTAAAATAAGATAGTTGGGTTTCAAAGAACTATGTGATCGGCCAAACACAATGTACGGACCTCCTTTGGATCCGATCTGAACGAGATGCTTCCGTGAAAAGAAAGTTGGGGGACTTTGTCACATGTGGACAAGGACTCACGGGGAATGTTGTGTTGCTTGTGATGTAATTTGGGGACACCCACTGGCTTAGTCTGGCCTCAGGAACCCCCGCAGAAAGGATTGGGATTTAAGGTCAATTGCCAAAGCCAATCAGTGACAATCAGTGATCAAATCTTCTGTGCCTTAAAGCTCTAAGTTGCTTTCTAAATTCCCAATTCAGTCAAATGATTCTTTGGCATAGGTACAagctccgggggtgggggtgggatcgGCAGATAATTTGGGCCTCCTGTCAATGTCtttcattcactctctctttttttttttacactttaatACTTCTGGAGAATCAGAATAGGTTGACCAGTTGGTAGAGACATCTAATGTATGCACTTTCCTCCTGGGAAACTATTGTGAAACTGAGCCCTTACGATCAATGGTATCTTGGATTTGGAGAAATCCAGTAATGTATGTATGCTATGGAAATTGctagataggaaaaaaaaaaaagaaaggaaattgctAGATTGGGTCTGTTATCTAGATTCTGGTTACTTAGCCAGTGGCACCCGTTCCAAGAAGAGTAAGAGCACAGTATGTCACTTCCTTGGACAAAATTCCCAGcgttctctgttttattttttttatttatttatttatttattttaaatttttacttatttatgatagtcacagagagagaggcagagacacaggcagagggagaagcaggctccatgcaccgggagcccgacgcgggactcgatccagggtctccaggatcgcgccctgggccaaaggcaggcactaaaccactgcgccacccagggatcccacgttcTCTGTTTTAATTAACACTAACTATGTCTATGAGTTCAAGGACGCATCATTTAGTAACCAATACAGGAATGGCTCAATGGTGTTTTGTATGTTGCATCAACTCAGAGCTAAGTGAAAAAAACTAGAGAGAAGTACCAAGACCATGGGAACAGTAAATTCTCTCTCCTGATCCTCTTTGCCACAAGCCCAGACTTCCACCATCAGAATAAGGGTCCCCGTTTCCAAACCTGTGTCTCTTTCAAATTCCCACAGTTGAGAATGCCTGAAAACGATCCGTTTCTTTTTGGGACCCAAGATTGCCAAAGGCATTGCGCTCAAAACTGAGCGGTAGATGGTCCCTGGATTTGCATATGAGAGCATTATGATTCACACAATCATCTTTCCGCAGGTTTAAAAATTTAGTCTACACGTACCGAATCTTCGAAGAGAGACGTGGGTTTTACAATATACAGGTAAGAACGTACGAGAACTCCTGCAACAGCATCAACAGAAGACACATAGACCAGCTCTAAAACCTGAGATGTGACCACCTAGAGGcattttaaaaagggaagcaaCTTGCAGAGGTAGAGTCAGATCAAAAGTAAACCTTGCCTTTCTCTGAGGGCAACGGGGAGCATCCCTGAATATTCACGGCTGTTGTTCAGACTTGTAGAGGCGCATGACCCCAGCTCCCGGTGCTTAAATGGGACCAGCCTGGACTCCGGGTGAGGCCACTGTCCAATTAGAAGACCACCCAGTGACCAGGGCAGGACGGGACGGGAGGGGGGCCAGGTCTGAACGTGCAGGAAGCCAAGGCAGCTCCACGGTTGTATGAAAATACAAAGGGAAACATCAGTCCATGGGCAGTCTTAGTCTGGGGGGGGGGTCCTTTAATTTTTCTGGTTTACTGAGCACTAAGCAGAAAATCCttattgttttgaaataattcctCTGGCTTAGGAAGCAGAGCAAAATAAGTTTAACCGAATCTTTACCAACAGAGAATCCTGAAATAATCTTTTTGAAACACTTGCAGACAAGGTTAAGCAGATTGTTCGCCACCAGATTTCTCAGAATCTTCGATATGCTAATGTTCATTgtgaatatctaaaataaatcagaatatatCATGATccccaaacacatacacatatgtgggTGTGTTGTATagagagaatttttcttttcctacaaagGACGTTAGTGAGGCAGCTGACAAAATTTGAATAAGGTCTGTAGATTAGTAAGCAATACCACATCAAgatcaatttcctcattttatttttttaaagactttatttatttatttatttatttatttattcgagagagagagagagagagagaggcagagacataggcagacagagaagcaggctccatgcagggagcctgacgtgggcctcaaacctgggaatccaggatcacgccttgagtcgaaggcaggtgctcaaccgctgagccacccgggtgtccgaattttctcattttaatcacTGTGGTGCAGATATGTAATGCTCTTGCTTTTTTGAAAATACTGACGTATTTAGGGTTACAAAGCTATCATGTCTGCActtaatctcaaaaaaaattttttaagaagaatatgTATATGCATCactatacatgtacatatatgtgtatgcatctagaaaaagaaaatgaaaagcaaatatgTACAATAAAGTGTTGACATATGGGGTATGaggtgcatctgggtggctcaggttatgatcccagggtcctggggatcgagcctcacatggAGGGGGGGTCCCTGCTGCACGAAGAGCctactccctctgtctctgccttctgccccccaacttgtgctctctctctctctgtatcaaataaataaatattgggaaaaaaatttaaaagacatttggGGTGTGGgtgaaggatatatatatataaaaattttaagagcatttttgcaatttttcttccAATCTAAAATTATCTCGACATAAGatgttttctaaaaagaaacGTCTATTAACACTTTCTTTCCTTGGTCGAGCATGCTTTGGGAAATGGTGATAATTCCCCAGTATGCTGTTTTGTCTCTTGTCTGGACAAACCAGAGCGAGGCCCGGGAGTCAGCTCTAACTTGGACACGGGCACCTCGCTGAGGAGCAGCGACGCACTCAGAGCCCCTAGTGGGGGCTGGTGATGAGCGTCCATAGAACCTGCCCGAAGGCGACTTCAGCGTCCGCCTACATGTCTGGTGGAGGTTAACCACACTACATGTCAGAGAACTTTCTGGTTTCCACTTCTCTCTGCAGTTTGACATGGAGCCCTACGGGAAACACAGTGATCATCAAGAAAGcaggcacagtgtctggcaccaGCTCCCACAGGGTGACGGGCTGCACTAGTATCCCAAGCAGCATCCCAGGCAAGGTTGCCAAGGGTGGGGGCTCCCTCGGCGCTGTGGACCTAGGATCCTAGAGGACCCCCAATCCCGGATCCTCTCTGCCCACAGTAGCTCAGGTGACAGGCCggtcttaaaaataaagctttctgaGTATTTCGATGGGTGTGAGCTCATAAGCGTGAACTGCCAGCTGCTCGTCTGCAGTCTTCCAGCTCCGACATAGCACTTCGTGGGGGGCTCAAACCCCTGCTTTGACAAGTGTCACAGTCCACACACAATACGTGGTGACGAGCcatctttttcttgtattttggcAGACGGTGGAAGGTGCTCCCAAAGAGATCTTTCCAAACCTAAAAGAGTTGATCTCCAAGTTTGAGAAACCAAGCCAAGGGCTGGTGATGCACCTCATACAGCCGATAAAGAAAGCCAGCTCCTGCCCGAGGTGGAGAAGATCACAGATAAAGCTGGATAGTATTTACGGTAAAAACTCTCACACGAGAGTCAGAAAGGGATCGTGGTCCCATGTCTTCCCCCGGCCGACTCTGTAGAATTTATAGATGTGCACCCTGTTCTGTTGTGTTATCTCTTAAAGGCTTTGCCCACAAAAAGCAGGGTCGATCCTGTTGGGCaagatctttatatatatattttatttattcattcatgagagacacagagagagagaagcagagacacaggtagagggggaagcaggttccatgcagggagcccaatgtgggtctcgatcccgggtctccagtatcagaccctgggctgaaagcagcgctaaaccgctgagtcacccgggctgcctctgTTGGGCAAGATCTAGTTGGGCAGGCTGTTTTTGAGCCCTGGGGGTGGCCCCCGCTTGGGGCCCTCTGCCTGGAGGGTCAGGAGAGCAGGAGCGGCCCCAGGGCGCTGACCCAGGGGAGAGCTGACCTTGAACTCATCCGTGACCTTACGCGATCCACAGGCTTGGGAGGAGATGGACAAGTAGGCCAagttttcaaatgagaaaattgcCTCAATGCCCTCACCAAGGCTCATGCAGAGT is part of the Canis lupus dingo isolate Sandy chromosome 38, ASM325472v2, whole genome shotgun sequence genome and harbors:
- the SH2D1B gene encoding SH2 domain-containing protein 1B, with product MDYRDIRRLPTDLPYYHGPLSKKDCETLLLKDGIDGNFLLRDSESLPGVLCLCVSFKNLVYTYRIFEERRGFYNIQTVEGAPKEIFPNLKELISKFEKPSQGLVMHLIQPIKKASSCPRWRRSQIKLDSIYENNSNSDYVEVLP